tttattacaaaataattatatttttttgtctaacACTACAAGTACCCTTTGGCTTCCTTCACATTATTTACACTATAAATGATAATCTATgatatgtatgtgtattatGGGAGCTTATTTTCTAAGACCAGTGCATgtttacatatataaataattccGTTTGTTTTCAAAATAAAAGTCGTATCACAAAATAATGTCTAACACAAGTATCCTTTAGCTTCTACATTCTTTACACAAGCATTATCCAATATGCTTAGTAGTGTAGCAGGGTATGATAGTCTTCAAAGCAAGGCTCAATGCATAGAGCTACATCACACTCATGACAGTAATACCGAGTGTCACTCCGTTTTTTTTTGCCGTCGAGTTGTGTGACTGCAGACATGACAGGCTTTctggacttttttctttttcatgttttctcgtGGCTGCAAGGTGCGTGGAAAGTGGCGTCCAGTGAGGCGCACAGGATTGTCAGCAGCATGACGACCTGGCATAGGGCGTTCCACGGCATTGTCTTCCAGCAACTGACGTACCACTTGGATGACATACTCCTGTAGAGTGGGATTCTTGTTTGTGGTGTGCTTCCACAAAATATGAGCATTCAGCATGGTTACATCAATGAGGTGGAAAAATAGCTTCTTATACCACTTGAGTGTTTTACGAGCACATTCTATGGAAGAAATCATTGCGTCAGCTTTGTCTACTAGACGCATGTTGATGTTGTAGTCTAGCACACACTCAGGCTTCATGACACGTTGTTTGGTGGAGCGATCAGTGTTGTGGCTGAGAACCATCTGAGGATTGTGGATGTTGGTGAGAAGTCTTACCTCTCGTTTATCTTTCCACATAACTGCAAGTGTATCATTGGCTTTTTTGTAGGCACAGTCTCCCTTGTTTGGTAGAGGAGGGAAATATGGCATGTGTTTTCTGCGCTTCGTCACTGTTCCACACCCACCAGTCTGTCTAGAGGAAAGAATTTCAAATAATGATGGACTTGTGTACCAGTTGTCAACAAAGAGTACATGATTTTTATCAAGATAAGGCTCCATAAGTGTCATCACAACAGCCCCTGACAGTCCCAGACTCTTATCATCAGTGACTTCTGTCCCAGCCCCTGTGTAAAGTACAATGTCCTGCACAAAACCAGTCTTGCAGTCACAAAGTACAAATAATTTGAGGCCAAACCTGTGGCGCTTTGATGGTATATATTGGCGAAAACCAATATTTCCACGCCACAACATCAAGCTCTCATCAATGTTGAGGTTTTTGTAGGGATAAAAAGCCTCCTTGAATTTACTTCTGAGATGATCAAAGACACTGCGaatctttctcatcttttcagTTATGTTGTTTGCATATGCCTCCAAGTTATCAGAGAAGTGAAGTGCTCGCAGAATATTGGTGAATCTGTTCACAGACATGACTTTGCTGAAAACTGGTGTCTGGATAACAGGATCTGTATTCCAATAATCtctgtaattatttttcttgacAATACCCATAAGCATCACCAGGGCCAAGAAAACCTTCATCTCAGGTACTGTTATATCATACCACTGATGTTCACGTGAGTGAGGACCCaaaactttccctcctctcatgAAATATACATAGCGGTTTGTTTCAGTCACAATTATTTCCAAGATGTTGTCATCCCAGAAGAAATTATAGAATTCACACTCTAGGCTATCTGCTGTGAACGTTTGTACTTGTATTCCTGAGTTTGACTCATCAAAATTGAAAATTTGTGGCTCAAAATCTGCCCCATCTATCCAGTCCCATCTGACAGCAGGCCTAGTTGTGTCAGGTGTAGCAGCTACCCTTTCCCTACCCCTGCCAAGTGGTGTTTTGTGGCGTTTGCACAAGAAAGAAGGGCGAGATGGGCTTGCCCGTGTGCGCCGCGCCTCATCATTGCCTCGCAAGCGTGTGGATGTAATGTCAAGGTCATCAGACTCATCATCACCTATTTGGACAACAGATGATTGTTGCCTTCCACAAGATGATCTagcctcccttctcttcttccttgtactGGGTGCATAAAGCCAGTCATTTGTGCTAGAATGGGAAAATTAAGTGGAGGCATGGGAAGGTTCAGGATCTTGGGAGGGAGGAGTGTATGGAGGTGGCGGTGATACACCAAAGTATTCCGCCTCAagttcctcgtcttcttcctctatttgaTGATCAAATACATAATCAgggtcatcatcattatcatcaatgcTGATGTCACTGTCCTGATCGCCGATATCTTCCTCAAGACATAACAGCTCATCAATCTCAGCGAAAGTTAGAGAGCGGTGACgcgttcctgccattgtgactcATAGCCAAGTGATGGATGGGGACGCTCCGACGCGGGGAAGCAGCAGCGCGTGCGCAGTGAGAGGgggttgggggggggagggttcACGCACGTGTTCAAATGGCAGGAAGCCGTGCTAAAATATGCTAGacacatacagaaaaataattCATGTAAGCAGAAGGCATTTGGAAGTAGTAGAAGGCGGGAAAGTGACGAACGTACTTGTACGTGATTGACCACAGGAAGTAACCTCCGATTTCACGTACTTGTACGTGATTGACCACATACGGGTTAAAGCCCCAGCGGGACATTTAAAAATGCCGATTTTGaactttcacttatttttttttagttttgtgatCATTTTCATACATAtggaacaataaacaaaaaagtgatTTTTGGTGACCAGGATGAGTATATGTGATGTAAAGGTATGTTGACCTCTTATGGGTTAATACCTTTGAAGGcaaccccccgaaaaaaaagacacgtttataataatgttgtattcttttcccatagaaggtgtcttgcattcactttgggattttggtacctaacaagtaaaaagaaaaaaaaaatgtacctttaccattttggtgttttggtccctaagaagctcaaaacacttaaaatccacgtttttggcaatattgttatgtatctcaatatacagtggacgcgttttagcattttggtacgtaagaagctaaaaaaaaacacccaaatgacaagtttctggtaatgtcgttccctTACCCGATAGACagtgttttacatccattttcgcattttaatatctttaataccttgagcttgttaggtaccaagatgcaaaaatccatgcaaatcacatgatatttggaaattaaaggatattaacgaaaacgtgtattatgagcttttttcagcttcttatgtaccaaaaagctaaaacttgtgaataccaccagtctgcattgagaaacggaacaacattattaaaaatgtgtattatgagtgtttatccccatgttagataccaaatcggcaaaacacatataaagcatatatgaagaaacagaatgacattactaaaaacgtgtgttttaaatgttttcatcttgttatatagcaaaaccaaaaaaatgcaggcaaaccaccctgtttgggataacggaacaacattaccacaaacttgtcatttgggtgtttttcagtatattagtaatcaaagcgctagaaagtatggaaaacactctatataggagaacaaaacctaacccaactttgggaaaggaaaagatattaacagaaaagtatattattaatgtttttttttttttagcttctttttttttttaccaaaatcctaaaatacatgaacagcagtcaatatcgagaaacacaacattaccaaaaacgtatattatgaatttttttttctggtaatgtcgttctgttaccccatagacggtgttttgcatccattttcgcattttaatacctaagaatctgaaaaaaaaaacactcaatatacacgttttttttttttggcaatgatgttctgtttttccataattggtgttttgcatgagttttagtatttttttcttttttatgtaggaaggacactggccaagggcaacaaaaaatctaataaaaaaaaatacccactgaaatgccagtcccataaaagggtcaaagcagtggtcaaaaaatgatgaataagtgtcttgaaatctccctcctgaaggaattcaagtcataggaaggtggaaatacaaaagcaggcagggagttccagagtttaccagagaaagggatgactgattgagaataatggttaactcttgcgttagagaggtggacagaataggggtgagagaaagaagaaagtcttgtgcagcgaagccgcggaaggaggggaggcatgcagttagcaagatcggaagagcagttagcatgaaaatagcggtagaagacagctagctatgcaacattgcggtggtgagagagaggttgaagacagtcagttagaggagaggagttgatgagacgaaaagcttttgattccaccctgtctagaagagcagtatgagtggaacccccccagacatgtgaagcatactccatacatggacggataaggcccttgtacagagttagcagctgcggggggtgagaaaaactggcggagacgttttaGAACatccaacttcatagaagctgttttagctagagatgagatgtgaagtttccagttcagattataagtaaaggacagaccgaggatgttcagtgtagaagagggggacagttgagtgtcattgaagaagaggggatagttgtctggaaggttgtgtcgagttgatagatggaggaattgagtttttgaggcattgaacaataccaagtttgctctgccccaatcagaaattttagaaagatcagaagtcaagcgttctgtggcttccctgcgtgatatgtttacctcctgaagggttggacgtctatgaaaagacgtggaaaagtgcagaaaaaataccaaaaagtgTATGATTAGAGTGTTTCCTACCTtgtcatgtacaaaaacaccaaaatccatgcaaaagaccctatttgaggaaacgaaacgatattaacaggaatgctttttattagtgctttttagcttcttagataataaaatgctaaaacacacgaatagcaccctgtatggaaaaacaaaacaacattaccaaaaaacgtttatattgtatcttttaaaacttgttgcataccaaaattcaatgagaggcatatgggaaaaggaaacattaccagaaaagtgtcttctgagtgtttttgagctttttaggtaccaaatcgccaaagtgtttgcttaagtaccctatatgggaaaagaagacaacattattaaaaacgtgtcttttgagttgtttttttttcagtttctttcataccaaaactctaaaacgcattccaaacacactttattaaggaaaataataacattaccccaaacgtgcattttgagagttttttgatcttaataggtaccaaaatgtcaaaatatatgtaaaacatcctatttcaccatacacattaccataaatatgtttttattttatgcctaataggcactaaaacgataaaaaaaaagcatggaaaacaccctacttgggaaatcaaacaatattataaaaaaaaaaaaaaacaggtcttgtatgtgttcctgagcttcttacatatgagcttcttatataagaTCCCAGAAGGCATGCAAggtattttatacagggaaaggaaaggattttaacaaaaacgtgttattttgtgtttttttgagcaCATTAtgctccaaaacgctaaaaagaatgcaaaatactatatatgggggaaaataactatgaaaaacgtgtgttttgagtgtttttgatcttcttacgtacttaaTAGCTAAAACGCGACTGaaatgatttttatatagaaacagaacaacattagcaaaaagggtgttttgaaagtttttgagcttttaggtaaaaaaaaaaaaaaaaaaacgccaaaat
The window above is part of the Scylla paramamosain isolate STU-SP2022 chromosome 34, ASM3559412v1, whole genome shotgun sequence genome. Proteins encoded here:
- the LOC135089908 gene encoding piggyBac transposable element-derived protein 4-like, which codes for MAGTRHRSLTFAEIDELLCLEEDIGDQDSDISIDDNDDDPDYVFDHQIEEEDEELEAEYFGDDESDDLDITSTRLRGNDEARRTRASPSRPSFLCKRHKTPLGRGRERVAATPDTTRPAVRWDWIDGADFEPQIFNFDESNSGIQVQTFTADSLECEFYNFFWDDNILEIIVTETNRYVYFMRGGKVLGPHSREHQWYDITVPEMKVFLALVMLMGIVKKNNYRDYWNTDPVIQTPVFSKVMSVNRFTNILRALHFSDNLEAYANNITEKMRKIRSVFDHLRSKFKEAFYPYKNLNIDESLMLWRGNIGFRQYIPSKRHRFGLKLFVLCDCKTGFVQDIVLYTGAGTEVTDDKSLGLSGAVVMTLMEPYLDKNHVLFVDNWYTSPSLFEILSSRQTGGCGTVTKRRKHMPYFPPLPNKGDCAYKKANDTLAVMWKDKREVRLLTNIHNPQMVLSHNTDRSTKQRVMKPECVLDYNINMRLVDKADAMISSIECARKTLKWYKKLFFHLIDVTMLNAHILWKHTTNKNPTLQEYVIQVVRQLLEDNAVERPMPGRHAADNPVRLTGRHFPRTLQPRENMKKKKVQKACHVCSHTTRRQKKTE